One Centroberyx gerrardi isolate f3 chromosome 2, fCenGer3.hap1.cur.20231027, whole genome shotgun sequence DNA window includes the following coding sequences:
- the LOC144541746 gene encoding iron-sulfur cluster assembly scaffold protein IscU-like → MAGTVVKKCISPLLFLNRRLSAPEFITQCCYHAKVVDHYENPRNVGSLDKNSKNVGTGLVGAPACGDVMKLQIEVDDNGKIVDARFKTFGCGSAIASSSLVTEWVKGKSPEEALMIKNTDIAKELSLPPVKLHCSMLAEDAIKAALADYRLKQLDGQQEAMEASN, encoded by the exons ATGGCGGGGACAGTGGTGAAGAAGTGCATCAGCCCTCTGCTTTTCCTGAACAGGAGGCTTTCTGCTCCAGAGTTCATCACCCAGTGTTGCTACCACGCGAAG GTGGTGGATCACTATGAGAACCCAAGAAATGTTGGCTCACTGGACAAAAACTCCAAGAATGTGGGGACCGGCTTGGTGGGCGCTCCGGCATGTGGAGATGTCATGAAGCTTCAG ATTGAGGTGGATGATAACGGGAAGATTGTGGATGCCAGGTTCAAGACATTTGGCTGCGGCTCTGCCATCGCCTCCAGCTCCCTGGTCACCGAGTGGGTGAAGGGCAAATCT CCTGAAGAAGCCTTGATGATCAAGAACACTGACATTGCCAAAGAGCTCAGTCTTCCCCCGGTGAAACTTCACTGCTCTA TGCTTGCAGAGGATGCGATCAAGGCGGCTCTGGCTGACTATCGTCTCAAGCAGCTGGACGGCCAGCAGGAGGCGATGGAGGCCAGCAATTAA
- the tmem119b gene encoding transmembrane protein 119b, with the protein MILWEMMLLMALHPIGLSLVFCISSSLATPLPLQVSLEGSADGEEPSNLAPSPSTPATGSLSSEYQTTPGGHSHLDTVFLNQLVNFLQKNLLFILVGATLLLVIFLIICGAVFMSRRRKVNAYYPSSFPSKMYVDQRDKTGGAKPFNEVPEKAPRGQEPEPVDSRKQLQADIMRAAKSLRTANKSPDVGEGNDPCEKIAEDSPKPDASTVDKELSNLLEQKEVCPPPDTEAAAAASGPERPLTPPEQEGSSGPGPSQAQQAQQDHRPSSQHVHSDSAPLQLITGEKTAF; encoded by the exons ATG ATCCTGTGGGAAATGATGCTCCTGATGGCGCTTCATCCGATTGGTCTGTCTTTGGTATtttgcatcagcagcagctTGGCCACACCCCTGCCTCTCCAGGTTTCACTGGAGGGAAGTGCAGATGGGGAAGAGCCAAGTAACTTGGCCCCGTCCCCGTCGACACCGGCCACCGGCAGCCTTTCCTCTGAGTACCAAACCACACCTGGCGGCCACTCCCACCTGGATACAGTCTTCCTGAATCAGCTCGTGAACTTTCTGCAGAAGAACTTGCTCTTCATCCTCGTCGGAGCCACTCTCCTCCTCGTTATCTTCCTTATCATCTGTGGCGCAGTCTTCATGAGCCGCAGGCGGAAAGTCAACGCCTACtacccttcctccttcccctcgAAAATGTATGTGGACCAGAGGGACAAGACTGGAGGCGCTAAGCCCTTTAATGAAGTGCCAGAGAAAGCCCCTCGCGGCCAGGAACCTGAGCCGGTGGACTCCCGTAAGCAGCTCCAGGCGGACATCATGAGGGCCGCCAAGAGCCTTCGGACGGCAAACAAGTCTCCTGATGTGGGAGAGGGAAACGACCCCTGTGAAAAGATAGCAGAGGATAGCCCCAAACCAGATGCCAGTACTGTAGACAAGGAGCTGTCAAATCTCCTCGAGCAAAAGGAGGTGTGTCCGCCTCCTGACACTGAAGCAGCTGCAGCGGCCAGCGGCCCAGagcgacctctgacccctccggAGCAGGAGGGTTCGTCTGGCCCGGGTCCCTCACAGGCCCAGCAGGCCCAGCAGGACCACAGGCCCTCGTCGCAGCACGTTCACAGTGACTCCGCTCCACTTCAGCTGATCACAGGGGAGAAAACTGCCTTCTAA
- the selplg gene encoding P-selectin glycoprotein ligand 1, translating to MLVNMKKCAALLWGISVLFSVECKNATVPEISSSGSTAPPTTTTETANHLTTPVRHHEEDRQPTSIPSNNNNNNDTATTSTPSHKPAEIDAPSTAAAPENTVPHSTESEGTPGSTQSHTLDSRGGTTGAAVMNTSVGTVTSSGPQLDHTSTVPPALTIVPGAAQPSSTANVSGTEKPTEHPSGQQSVMTSTELSATPSAAGLVSSSTTKPNATSTLSSITPTSTPAPPSTHEVNSPTVSITTSGPSTVIATNSTLPVSVFDLNNTSTGKTEASTASTELPSTSQPISPTTTPVSFSKVPDTTGPSSTAKSPPTTEAVSNISDTSTTAVSNSSSAGVLIPRIPKTLSVATTKSPSATTTVHRKKSTSGPGVQPCSTSHRDGVVSQCLIAIASLAGLATIFIVSTIILCAKLSSKKYRYRMRDSPQGTEMVCISALLPDRSSYGRYCRPDSNGALLPNTEGDSDEDGGDNLTLSSFLPENDRVV from the coding sequence ATGTTAGTCAACATGAAGAAGTGTGCGGCCTTGCTATGGGGCATATCTGTTTTGTTCTCCGTGGAGTGCAAGAATGCTACTGTCCCAGAGATCAGCAGCTCCGGCTCAACTGCTCCACCCACGACGACCACGGAGACAGCTAACCACCTGACCACACCTGTACGTCATCATGAAGAGGACCGGCAGCCCACATCCATccccagcaacaacaacaacaacaacgacactGCCACAACCTCGACTCCCTCTCACAAACCTGCAGAAATCGATGCTccttcaacagcagcagcaccagaaAACACTGTGCCGCACTCGACGGAAAGTGAAGGGACACCCGGCAGTACCCAAAGTCACACTCTTGACTCAAGGGGCGGCACTACTGGTGCGGCTGTCATGAACACTTCAGTAGGAACTGTAACCAGCTCCGGTCCACAGTTGGATCACACTTCCACCGTCCCACCGGCACTGACAATAGTCCCAGGTGCAGCACAACCTTCCAGCACTGCGAATGTCTCAGGAACAGAAAAACCCACAGAGCATCCATCAGGTCAACAGTCAGTCATGACGTCAACTGAGCTGTCCGCTACACCCTCTGCAGCAGGGCTTGTTTCTTCGTCCACCACTAAGCCTAATGCTACATCCACGTTATCGTCCATCACTCCCACTTCTACTCCGgctccaccctccacccatGAAGTCAACAGTCCCACAGTATCTATTACAACATCTGGGCCATCAACCGTCATTGCTACTAACTCTACCTTGCCAGTGTCTGTGTTTGATCTCAACAACACTTCCACCGGCAAGACTGAGGCGTCCACCGCCAGCACTGAGCTTCCTTCCACATCTCAGCCCATTTCTCCCACCACGACACCGGTCTCCTTCTCAAAGGTCCCTGACACAACGGGGCCAAGCTCTACCGCTAAGTCCCCCCCGACCACTGAGGCCGTCTCAAACATTTCCGACACCTCCACCACTGCTGTCTCCAACAGTTCTTCTGCGGGAGTCTTGATACCTCGAATTCCCAAGACGTTGTCAGTTGCGACCACCAAATCACCCTCTGCAACCACCACAGTGCACCGTAAAAAGAGTACGTCCGGGCCGGGGGTCCAGCCCTGCTCCACATCCCATCGGGACGGTGTGGTAAGCCAGTGCCTTATTGCCATTGCTTCGCTGGCTGGGTTGGCAACCATCTTCATTGTTTCAACCATTATCCTCTGCGCCAAACTGTCATCAAAGAAGTACCGCTACCGCATGAGGGATTCTCCGCAAGGGACTGAGATGGTGTGCATTTCTGCCCTGCTCCCTGACCGGAGTTCCTATGGAAGATACTGCCGTCCGGATAGTAATGGAGCCCTGCTGCCCAACACTGAGGGAGACAGCGATGAGGACGGAGGCGATAACCTCACTCTCAGCAGCTTCCTTCCAGAAAATGACCGTGTTGTTTAG